A single genomic interval of Malania oleifera isolate guangnan ecotype guangnan chromosome 11, ASM2987363v1, whole genome shotgun sequence harbors:
- the LOC131168301 gene encoding nuclear transcription factor Y subunit B-8-like isoform X2 — translation MADVPASPGGGSHDSGDHSPRSAVREQDRFLPIANISRIMKKGLPANGKIAKDAKETVQECVSEFISFITSEASDKCQREKRKTINGDDLLWAMATLGFEDYIDPLKVYLARYREGDTKGSAKGVDGSAKKDAVGMQSAPNAQIAHQSSLMQGANYVNSQSQAQHLMVPMQGTD, via the exons ATGGCCGATGTACCGGCGAGTCCCGGCGGGGGCAGCCACGACAGCGGCGACCACAGCCCTCGCTCCGCGGTTCGTGAGCAGGACAGGTTTCTTCCTATCGCTAATATTAGCCGGATCATGAAGAAGGGGCTTCCCGCGAACGGGAAGATCGCCAAGGATGCGAAGGAGACGGTTCAGGAATGCGTGTCGGAGTTCATCAGTTTCATCACCAGCGA GGCAAGTGATAAGTGCCAGAGGGAGAAGAGGAAGACGATTAATGGGGATGATTTGCTTTGGGCAATGGCGACGTTAGGGTTTGAAGATTATATTGATCCGCTCAAGGTGTACTTGGCTAGATACAGAGAG GGCGACACCAAGGGATCAGCAAAGGGTGTAGATGGGTCGGCCAAAAAAGATGCTGTTGGAATGCAATCTGCTCCAAATGCCCAG aTTGCTCATCAAAGTTCTTTGATGCAAGGTGCTAACTATGTGAATTCTCAa